The following proteins are encoded in a genomic region of Candidatus Methanoperedens sp.:
- a CDS encoding phosphopantothenate/pantothenate synthetase, which translates to MIPKSHPRYKSLMTRELIVEGVRKGITSTQGLIAQGRGEAFDYLIGEKTTQSALRAEKVSAAKLLLARKPVISVNGNVAALAPYELIRLSELVNAPLEVNLFHRTEERVNNIIVYLRSLGAKKLVTKSDALIPGLGHDRAKVDSDGILVADVVLVPLEDGDRCKALTDMGKTVIAIDLNPLSRTAQCATITIVDNIIRAVPNISKFAEGLKGLEQEELLEIIREYDNKETLSLAIEEINRNLSSFMDRT; encoded by the coding sequence ATGATACCGAAAAGCCATCCCCGATACAAATCCCTGATGACGCGTGAGTTGATAGTTGAAGGAGTAAGGAAAGGTATTACAAGTACCCAGGGTTTGATCGCACAGGGGCGGGGGGAAGCTTTTGATTATTTGATAGGTGAGAAAACCACACAAAGCGCTTTGCGTGCTGAAAAAGTATCAGCAGCAAAGTTACTTCTTGCACGAAAACCTGTAATATCGGTGAATGGAAATGTTGCGGCCCTTGCCCCTTATGAACTCATAAGGTTAAGTGAACTTGTAAATGCGCCTCTTGAGGTTAATTTATTTCACAGGACAGAAGAGAGGGTAAATAACATCATCGTATATCTTCGGTCGCTCGGTGCAAAAAAACTGGTTACAAAGAGCGATGCCCTGATCCCTGGACTTGGACACGACCGCGCAAAAGTGGATAGTGATGGCATATTAGTTGCGGATGTCGTTCTTGTCCCCCTTGAAGATGGCGACAGGTGCAAAGCACTTACGGATATGGGAAAAACCGTAATTGCCATTGACCTCAATCCGCTTTCAAGAACGGCGCAATGTGCAACGATAACGATCGTTGATAATATAATCCGCGCTGTGCCCAATATTTCAAAATTCGCGGAAGGATTGAAAGGACTGGAACAGGAAGAACTTCTGGAGATAATTCGGGAATATGATAATAAAGAGACACTATCTCTTGCTATTGAAGAGATAAACAGGAACCTGAGCTCCTTTATGGACAGGACATAA
- a CDS encoding HEAT repeat domain-containing protein codes for MENETQINKKILSNEKTEVIEGIQQLGSNFLIFSDKKKAMNEFQGHIKNSDSRVRQSVANALYLAFPYIPNKEVAWDDLIQLTRDRDKDIRRNAAYSLGLVFSYVPDKKQAWEQLRGLIKDSDREVYAGSISALGISFPHIPNKKQAWEDLINLMADNERDVQEIASSALGLAFPYVIETKQALQSLIRLTPNKYDKLHVRTINALNSVFLYFPDKNKIWKDLVELAEDLDNERRRHATSALGLAFPYVSNRKKSYEYLIHLTSNPDSELNKGAISALGSAFPYIPNKKVVWEDLKTLINEKGGDWRSAVDALGVAFPYIPDIKAWDDLVVLMLNPDLSLRVGNVLALAFSYMPDKKKGWEDIYID; via the coding sequence TTGGAAAATGAGACGCAAATTAATAAGAAAATCTTAAGCAATGAAAAAACAGAAGTCATAGAAGGCATACAACAGCTGGGAAGTAATTTTTTAATTTTTTCCGACAAGAAAAAGGCAATGAATGAATTTCAAGGGCATATAAAAAATTCAGACAGTAGAGTGCGACAAAGTGTGGCAAATGCATTGTATCTGGCTTTTCCATATATCCCGAATAAGGAAGTGGCTTGGGATGACCTGATTCAGCTAACACGAGACAGAGATAAGGATATACGGAGGAATGCAGCCTATTCATTAGGTTTAGTCTTTTCCTATGTTCCTGATAAAAAACAAGCTTGGGAACAACTGAGAGGACTAATTAAGGATAGTGACAGAGAAGTGTATGCAGGTTCAATAAGTGCGTTAGGTATATCTTTTCCTCATATACCTAATAAAAAACAAGCATGGGAAGACTTAATTAATCTTATGGCGGATAATGAGAGGGATGTTCAAGAAATTGCTTCAAGCGCTTTAGGTTTAGCTTTTCCATACGTCATTGAAACGAAACAAGCATTGCAAAGCCTTATTAGGTTGACTCCGAACAAATATGACAAATTGCATGTACGTACAATAAATGCTCTAAATTCAGTTTTTCTTTATTTTCCTGACAAAAATAAAATTTGGAAAGACTTGGTCGAATTGGCTGAGGACTTAGATAACGAGAGGAGGAGACATGCAACAAGTGCATTAGGTTTAGCATTTCCTTATGTATCCAACAGGAAAAAATCATACGAGTACTTGATTCATTTGACTAGTAACCCAGATAGCGAACTAAATAAAGGCGCTATAAGTGCATTAGGTTCAGCTTTCCCTTATATACCTAATAAGAAAGTTGTGTGGGAAGATCTGAAGACTTTGATAAATGAAAAGGGTGGCGATTGGCGGAGTGCAGTAGATGCATTGGGAGTTGCTTTTCCTTATATTCCAGACATAAAAGCTTGGGATGATCTTGTTGTATTAATGCTTAATCCAGATTTGTCGTTGCGAGTAGGAAATGTGTTGGCTTTGGCATTTTCCTATATGCCAGACAAGAAAAAAGGATGGGAAGATATATATATAGATTAA
- a CDS encoding GHMP kinase, whose amino-acid sequence MQNKIGKAFAPAHISGIFIIDIKKDPLLSGSMGCGICLEDGAVTQVRPSEETMIRINGIVTEAPTTLSAIGLLTPEPVLVDTKLNIPVGSGFGASGAGALSAALSLNEALSLDLTLKEVAGAAHCAEVMNMTGLGDVTGMTFGGMVLRKKAGAPFLGIIDKIPTRDTKISWIEFNEISTKSVLSDELKKRNINRAGKSRLKELFKKPTVENFMIQSAAFAKDIELMSPKVKDAIEAVTAAGGLASQAMLGDTVFAINDNGALMEFGEVHESRISNAGARLI is encoded by the coding sequence ATGCAAAACAAAATCGGTAAAGCTTTCGCCCCTGCCCATATATCAGGTATTTTCATAATCGATATAAAAAAAGACCCATTACTTTCAGGCTCAATGGGTTGCGGAATATGTCTTGAGGACGGCGCTGTAACACAAGTGCGCCCATCAGAGGAAACAATGATCAGGATCAATGGAATTGTTACTGAAGCCCCCACGACGTTATCGGCAATAGGACTCCTGACCCCGGAACCTGTGCTTGTAGATACAAAACTTAACATACCTGTCGGCTCAGGCTTTGGTGCAAGCGGAGCCGGGGCATTGAGCGCAGCACTTTCACTAAATGAAGCTCTTTCCCTGGATTTGACCTTAAAAGAAGTAGCAGGAGCCGCTCATTGCGCCGAAGTGATGAACATGACAGGGCTTGGGGATGTCACAGGAATGACATTTGGCGGCATGGTATTAAGGAAAAAAGCAGGTGCGCCTTTTCTTGGGATTATTGATAAGATCCCAACGAGGGATACAAAAATATCCTGGATAGAGTTCAATGAAATCTCCACGAAATCAGTTTTATCCGATGAACTGAAAAAGAGGAACATAAACAGGGCCGGGAAATCAAGGCTCAAAGAACTCTTTAAAAAACCCACGGTTGAAAATTTCATGATACAGTCCGCAGCATTCGCAAAAGATATCGAACTTATGAGCCCCAAGGTAAAAGATGCTATCGAAGCTGTAACAGCCGCGGGTGGCCTTGCAAGCCAGGCAATGCTTGGAGATACTGTTTTTGCAATAAATGATAATGGCGCACTTATGGAATTCGGGGAAGTACATGAAAGCAGGATAAGTAATGCCGGAGCCCGCCTGATATGA